The Akkermansia sp. N21116 genome includes a region encoding these proteins:
- the purH gene encoding bifunctional phosphoribosylaminoimidazolecarboxamide formyltransferase/IMP cyclohydrolase, giving the protein MAIQRALISVSDKTGLDVFAKGLHEMGVELISTGGTCKFLKDLGLPVIEISDYTGEPELFEGRLKTLHPMVHGGLLQRRDSEEHQRQAQEHGIKPIDLVCVNLYPFEQTVAKPDVTLEEAIEKIDIGGPSMLRSAAKNYSAVTVVSDPADYDRILDEMQTHKGETTLKTRESLAIKVFMRTSKYDNAISNFLGHKNEECTGGNFSICLPLYQKLRYGDNPHQSASLYGNFGDIFNQLQGKELSYTNVLDIEGAATLISQFNRPTVGILKHMNPCGVGQDDEDLRTAWQKAYETDTQAPFGGVIVMNRPMTESLARVVGAIFTDVIIAPDYDAEARAILQKKKNCRIIRLNVEAWQKASKEPIIRSAPGGLMVMDRDYDVRGLDNLEAKVVTKRPPTEEELKAMRFSWKVVKQVHSNAIVFGSSDRTLGIGAGQMSRVDSVRIAIWKAQQAGLNLKGSVIASDAMFPFADGLQAAIDAGVTACIQPGGSIRDEEVIAAADAAGIAMVFTGVRHFLH; this is encoded by the coding sequence ATGGCTATTCAACGCGCACTAATTTCCGTGTCCGACAAGACGGGTCTGGATGTATTCGCCAAGGGACTCCACGAGATGGGAGTCGAACTTATTTCCACGGGAGGGACTTGCAAGTTCCTGAAGGATCTGGGACTTCCCGTGATAGAAATTTCGGACTATACGGGGGAACCCGAATTATTCGAAGGCCGTTTGAAGACGTTGCATCCGATGGTTCATGGCGGGCTTTTGCAGCGTCGTGACAGCGAAGAACACCAGCGGCAGGCTCAGGAACATGGCATCAAGCCTATTGATCTTGTCTGTGTGAATCTGTATCCGTTCGAACAGACGGTGGCCAAGCCCGATGTGACGCTTGAGGAAGCCATTGAGAAGATCGACATCGGCGGTCCATCGATGCTCCGTTCTGCTGCCAAGAATTATTCGGCCGTGACGGTTGTATCCGATCCTGCCGATTATGACCGGATTCTGGATGAAATGCAGACGCATAAGGGAGAGACGACCCTCAAGACGCGTGAGAGTCTTGCCATCAAGGTGTTCATGCGTACGTCCAAGTACGACAATGCGATCTCCAATTTTCTCGGTCACAAGAATGAGGAATGCACGGGCGGCAATTTCTCCATTTGCCTGCCTCTCTACCAGAAACTTCGCTACGGCGACAATCCCCACCAGTCTGCCAGCCTGTATGGTAACTTCGGCGATATTTTCAACCAGTTGCAAGGCAAGGAGTTGTCCTATACGAATGTACTCGATATCGAAGGCGCGGCAACGCTGATTTCCCAGTTTAACCGGCCGACGGTCGGTATTCTCAAGCACATGAATCCTTGCGGCGTCGGCCAGGATGACGAAGATCTCCGTACTGCCTGGCAGAAAGCTTATGAAACAGACACTCAGGCTCCCTTCGGCGGCGTGATTGTGATGAATCGCCCGATGACGGAAAGTCTTGCCCGCGTGGTAGGAGCCATCTTCACGGACGTGATTATTGCTCCAGACTATGATGCTGAGGCCCGGGCTATCCTGCAGAAAAAGAAAAACTGCCGCATTATCCGCCTTAATGTCGAAGCCTGGCAGAAGGCCAGTAAGGAACCGATCATCCGTTCTGCTCCCGGCGGACTGATGGTAATGGACCGCGACTATGACGTGCGGGGACTGGATAATCTGGAAGCCAAGGTCGTGACAAAACGTCCTCCTACGGAAGAAGAGCTTAAAGCCATGCGTTTCAGCTGGAAGGTTGTCAAGCAGGTACATTCCAACGCTATTGTGTTCGGTTCGTCCGACCGTACGCTTGGCATCGGCGCCGGACAAATGAGCCGCGTGGATTCTGTCCGCATTGCTATCTGGAAAGCTCAGCAGGCGGGTCTCAATCTCAAGGGCAGTGTCATTGCCTCGGATGCCATGTTCCCGTTTGCAGATGGTCTCCAGGCCGCCATTGACGCCGGCGTGACCGCTTGCATTCAACCGGGAGGCTCCATCCGTGACGAAGAGGTGATTGCCGCTGCAGATGCCGCCGGCATTGCCATGGTGTTCACGGGCGTTCGCCATTTCCTTCATTAA
- the rsmA gene encoding 16S rRNA (adenine(1518)-N(6)/adenine(1519)-N(6))-dimethyltransferase RsmA, which translates to MKSRDIRSVLDHHDVKPSKSLGQNFLTDENVARWIVDQLEITPGDCVVEVGPGTGALTEHVAPLCRKLVLVEFDARLAAYQRERWQDSPHVEVHHADGASWDPRGLFAEAPVKFLGNLPYSAGGAILQNFLAKPSSVSRAVVMLQKEFIDRILATDGDDAYGLLSLRIQKNWIPKALKTIPPEAFHPRPRIDSTVMLLTPRDPAEFPPYDDRLLDELMRKAFAQRRKQIKKQLPQAPPWNEVAAAIGVPETARPEELSLAQWIKLSTLYDTHPLAAIPQKDDELLSIVDVHDIVVGEASRKAVHNEGMIHRAVHIFVRNKHGDILLQKRSPWKDRHPSVWDSSAAGHVDSGETYNQSARRELQEELGIVDAPLLRVGHLPPSEENGQEHVELYLAEHSGKIKFPAAEIEAVQWLPVATIRAWMQRRPQDFAGSFLECWDLFLTAGQNLSVPSENKPSPPPHPSHQPSNNPYYD; encoded by the coding sequence ATGAAGTCCCGGGATATCCGTTCTGTCCTCGATCACCATGATGTCAAGCCGAGCAAATCGCTCGGACAAAACTTTTTGACGGATGAAAATGTCGCCCGCTGGATCGTGGATCAATTGGAAATCACCCCCGGCGATTGCGTTGTGGAAGTAGGTCCGGGAACGGGTGCCCTGACGGAACACGTGGCCCCGCTATGCAGGAAACTCGTTCTCGTCGAGTTCGATGCCCGTCTGGCGGCCTATCAGCGCGAACGTTGGCAGGATTCCCCGCATGTGGAAGTCCACCATGCCGACGGGGCCTCGTGGGATCCCCGAGGTCTCTTTGCCGAAGCCCCCGTAAAGTTTCTAGGCAACCTCCCCTATTCCGCCGGAGGAGCCATCCTTCAGAATTTCCTTGCGAAACCCAGCTCCGTTTCCCGGGCTGTCGTCATGCTGCAAAAAGAATTCATCGACCGCATTCTGGCAACGGACGGCGACGATGCCTACGGACTCCTCTCCTTGAGAATTCAAAAGAATTGGATTCCCAAAGCCCTGAAAACCATCCCCCCGGAAGCCTTCCACCCGCGGCCCCGCATCGACTCCACCGTCATGCTGCTCACACCCCGAGACCCGGCGGAATTCCCCCCCTACGACGACCGCCTCCTGGACGAATTGATGCGGAAAGCCTTTGCCCAGAGGCGCAAGCAGATCAAAAAGCAACTGCCCCAGGCCCCCCCCTGGAACGAAGTCGCCGCCGCCATCGGAGTGCCGGAAACAGCCAGGCCTGAAGAACTCTCTCTGGCCCAATGGATCAAGCTGTCCACCCTGTACGATACACATCCCCTGGCTGCTATCCCCCAGAAAGACGATGAACTCCTCAGCATCGTCGATGTACACGACATAGTCGTTGGAGAAGCCTCGCGCAAAGCCGTTCATAACGAAGGCATGATCCACCGGGCCGTCCACATCTTCGTCCGCAACAAGCATGGAGACATTCTGCTCCAGAAGCGTTCTCCGTGGAAAGACCGCCATCCGTCCGTGTGGGATTCTTCCGCCGCCGGGCATGTCGATTCCGGAGAAACCTACAACCAGTCCGCCCGACGGGAATTGCAGGAAGAACTCGGCATTGTCGACGCTCCCCTGCTCCGCGTCGGACACCTGCCCCCATCGGAAGAAAACGGACAGGAACACGTAGAACTCTACCTCGCCGAACATTCCGGAAAAATCAAATTCCCGGCAGCAGAAATCGAGGCCGTCCAATGGCTGCCCGTTGCCACCATCCGGGCATGGATGCAACGCAGACCGCAAGACTTCGCCGGTTCCTTCCTGGAATGCTGGGATTTGTTCCTGACCGCAGGACAAAACCTCTCCGTTCCGTCCGAAAACAAACCATCCCCCCCTCCTCACCCCAGTCATCAACCTTCAAACAATCCGTATTATGATTAA
- a CDS encoding LysM peptidoglycan-binding domain-containing protein codes for MKSIFSISVAKACCKWGLAICLFGCSVVVAEENYSLWPRRPEALQQAAILAAEGKTEEAASMLEPLIGRKGVIGQEARDMLGSLRIREVLDPARCASETYVVKRGDSWIGISNKTKCPLDFIMHLNQFVDRPALVQGQKLKVRDLNFRLLINVPAKELSIWDGEKFIKSYPILMMRDVGKENAAVTVKAKNAIEAGKDLRSYSPEFAAADKQLVIGTKERSWVIDVSKDGKMRSPGFYLRREDCNEVALLVRQGNAVQIVNK; via the coding sequence ATGAAATCAATATTTTCGATTTCCGTCGCAAAGGCCTGCTGTAAATGGGGGCTGGCGATATGCCTGTTTGGGTGTTCTGTCGTGGTTGCGGAGGAGAACTATTCACTGTGGCCCCGTAGGCCCGAGGCATTACAGCAGGCGGCCATACTGGCGGCAGAGGGGAAGACGGAGGAAGCCGCTTCCATGCTGGAACCTTTGATTGGAAGAAAGGGGGTGATCGGCCAGGAAGCTCGTGACATGCTGGGCTCCTTGCGTATCCGCGAGGTCTTGGATCCAGCCCGTTGTGCCAGTGAAACATATGTGGTCAAACGGGGCGACTCCTGGATAGGCATTTCCAACAAGACGAAATGCCCGCTGGATTTTATCATGCATTTGAACCAGTTTGTGGACCGTCCCGCTCTGGTGCAGGGGCAGAAACTGAAAGTAAGGGATTTGAACTTTCGGCTCCTGATTAATGTGCCCGCCAAAGAACTTTCCATTTGGGATGGAGAGAAGTTTATCAAATCCTATCCTATTCTGATGATGCGCGATGTGGGGAAGGAAAATGCCGCCGTGACGGTTAAAGCCAAAAATGCTATTGAAGCGGGGAAAGATCTGCGGAGCTATTCTCCCGAATTTGCCGCTGCGGACAAGCAGCTCGTGATCGGCACCAAGGAGCGTTCATGGGTGATTGACGTCAGCAAGGATGGTAAAATGAGGTCTCCGGGGTTCTATTTGCGCCGGGAGGATTGCAATGAGGTGGCCCTGCTGGTTCGTCAGGGGAATGCAGTTCAGATCGTCAACAAATAG
- the acpS gene encoding holo-ACP synthase, with protein MGRNVVAIGLDLVDLERIDKAFSRSGKAFAARLCTPGELEYCFARENPVPSLAARFAAKEAVSKALGTGIGVACGLRDVEVVMSPAGRPEIVLHGAARQTAEGLGIAGWSLSLTHSRTAAAAVALAFA; from the coding sequence ATGGGAAGAAACGTTGTCGCTATCGGCCTTGATCTTGTCGATCTCGAACGGATTGACAAAGCTTTCTCCCGCTCCGGAAAGGCATTTGCCGCTCGTTTGTGTACGCCAGGCGAGCTTGAATACTGTTTTGCCAGGGAGAACCCCGTACCATCCCTGGCCGCCCGTTTTGCGGCCAAAGAGGCTGTTTCTAAAGCTTTGGGTACAGGGATTGGCGTTGCCTGCGGTTTGCGGGATGTAGAAGTTGTGATGTCTCCGGCAGGGAGGCCGGAGATTGTCTTGCATGGTGCGGCTCGTCAAACGGCTGAGGGATTAGGCATTGCCGGCTGGTCGTTGAGTCTGACCCATTCCCGGACGGCTGCTGCTGCGGTGGCTCTTGCCTTTGCGTGA
- the hisG gene encoding ATP phosphoribosyltransferase → MSKKIKFALPKGSLQDATVELFRKAGYNIYVSSRGYRPTSDDDSLDIFLIRAQEIGRYVNDGFIDCGITGKDWIYENKADIEVLTDLQYSKATSKPTRWVLVVPEDSPIRCAEDLQGKRIATEGVGITERWLEEKGIKAHVEFSWGATEVKVPELVDAIVDITETGSSLKANKLRIVDTLMHSYPQFIANKETMQDPEKREKLENMVMLLKGALEARNKVGLKMNLPSASLAQLTECLPSLRRPTVSPLTEEGWVAVETVIDEAVVRDIIPQLKSLGAEGIIEYPLSKLVY, encoded by the coding sequence ATGTCAAAAAAGATCAAATTCGCTCTCCCCAAGGGTAGCCTTCAGGATGCCACGGTAGAATTGTTCCGCAAAGCCGGATACAATATCTACGTGTCCAGCCGAGGTTATCGCCCCACATCCGACGATGACTCCCTTGACATTTTTCTGATCCGCGCCCAGGAAATCGGCCGTTACGTCAATGACGGATTCATTGACTGCGGTATTACCGGAAAAGACTGGATCTACGAAAACAAGGCCGATATCGAAGTCTTGACTGACCTCCAATATTCCAAAGCCACCTCCAAGCCTACGCGCTGGGTGCTCGTCGTCCCTGAAGATTCCCCGATCCGTTGCGCAGAAGACCTCCAGGGTAAGCGCATCGCGACGGAAGGAGTCGGCATCACGGAACGCTGGCTGGAAGAAAAAGGAATCAAGGCTCACGTCGAATTCTCCTGGGGAGCCACCGAAGTCAAAGTCCCCGAACTTGTGGACGCCATCGTGGATATCACGGAGACCGGCAGTTCCCTCAAGGCCAACAAGCTTCGCATCGTCGACACCTTGATGCACTCCTACCCCCAGTTCATCGCCAACAAGGAAACCATGCAGGATCCCGAAAAGCGCGAGAAACTGGAAAATATGGTCATGCTTCTCAAGGGTGCTCTGGAAGCCCGCAACAAGGTCGGTCTCAAAATGAACCTGCCCAGCGCCTCCCTGGCTCAATTGACCGAGTGCCTCCCGTCCCTTCGCCGCCCCACCGTCTCCCCTCTGACGGAAGAAGGTTGGGTCGCCGTGGAAACGGTCATTGACGAAGCCGTCGTTCGCGATATTATTCCGCAGCTGAAATCTCTCGGTGCGGAAGGCATCATTGAATACCCGCTCAGCAAGCTGGTGTACTAA
- the rplI gene encoding 50S ribosomal protein L9, giving the protein MATMEVILATKIEGLGAEADLVTVKAGYGRNCLIPKGLAYEATNSNKRFITSLKAKRAEREAAEKAAAEEVAKKINALSLDLNLESGQDGKTFGAITNHNIQEALAAKGVEIDRRMIDIEKPIKQGGLHEVSVKLHTQVTAILKVNVKVEGAENAPAPAPEAAAE; this is encoded by the coding sequence ATGGCAACGATGGAAGTTATTCTCGCAACAAAGATCGAAGGGCTCGGCGCAGAAGCCGATCTCGTGACTGTTAAGGCTGGCTATGGCCGCAACTGTCTTATCCCCAAGGGCCTCGCCTACGAAGCCACCAATTCCAACAAGCGTTTTATCACCAGCCTCAAGGCCAAGCGTGCCGAACGCGAAGCCGCTGAAAAGGCTGCTGCTGAAGAAGTCGCCAAAAAGATTAACGCTCTTTCCCTTGACCTCAATCTGGAATCCGGTCAGGACGGCAAGACATTCGGTGCTATTACCAACCACAATATCCAGGAAGCTCTTGCTGCCAAGGGTGTCGAAATCGATCGCCGCATGATCGACATCGAAAAACCCATCAAGCAAGGTGGTCTGCACGAAGTATCCGTCAAACTGCACACTCAGGTAACCGCTATCCTTAAGGTCAACGTCAAGGTCGAAGGCGCCGAAAACGCCCCCGCCCCTGCTCCCGAAGCAGCCGCCGAATAA
- the argB gene encoding acetylglutamate kinase — protein sequence MPETLESLVDKASVVVNALPYLQAYRNKIFLIKFGGSAMDNPDLVRILLKDIVLLEVLGINPVVVHGGGKAISKAMADSGLEARFVNGLRVTSPEAISIVERTLSGIINPGLVQTMREFGGKAVGIPGTDIFIGERLQEKDENGTPIDIGEVGNVIGSLLPRITEALDMEITPVISPLARELGTHKSLNVNADLAAAALAKELKPVKLIYISDVPGVLRDPSEPTSLINSLTRSEALELIEDGTVKGGMIPKICSAVDALNAGVRKVHFVDGRVPHSLLLEIFTNEGIGTEIIRQQR from the coding sequence ATGCCCGAAACTCTTGAAAGCCTCGTTGACAAAGCATCCGTCGTCGTCAATGCCCTGCCCTATCTTCAGGCTTATCGTAACAAAATCTTCCTGATCAAATTCGGCGGCAGCGCCATGGATAACCCCGATCTCGTCCGTATCCTCTTGAAAGACATCGTCTTGCTCGAAGTACTCGGCATCAATCCCGTCGTCGTTCACGGCGGAGGCAAGGCCATTTCCAAAGCCATGGCCGACTCCGGCCTCGAAGCCCGTTTCGTCAACGGCCTTCGCGTCACCAGTCCCGAAGCCATCTCCATCGTCGAACGTACCCTCTCCGGAATCATTAACCCTGGCCTCGTCCAGACCATGCGTGAATTCGGAGGCAAAGCCGTCGGTATCCCCGGTACGGATATCTTCATCGGCGAACGCCTACAGGAAAAAGACGAAAACGGCACCCCCATCGATATCGGAGAAGTCGGCAATGTCATTGGCTCCCTTCTGCCCCGTATCACGGAAGCCCTCGATATGGAGATCACCCCGGTCATTTCCCCTCTAGCCCGCGAACTGGGAACCCATAAATCTCTTAACGTCAATGCAGACCTTGCAGCAGCAGCTCTTGCCAAAGAACTCAAACCCGTCAAATTGATCTATATCTCCGACGTTCCCGGTGTCCTTAGGGACCCCAGTGAACCCACCAGCCTCATCAACTCCCTGACTCGTTCTGAAGCCCTAGAGCTCATTGAGGACGGAACCGTCAAAGGCGGCATGATTCCCAAGATCTGCTCCGCTGTCGATGCCCTCAATGCCGGAGTTCGCAAAGTCCACTTCGTCGACGGCAGAGTCCCTCACAGCCTTCTTCTGGAGATCTTCACCAACGAAGGCATCGGCACAGAAATCATTCGCCAGCAACGCTAA
- a CDS encoding pyridoxine 5'-phosphate synthase, with protein sequence MILLGVNIDHIATLRQARYATMLDSFNAEPSVLEAAFAAQRGGADSITLHVRGDRRHMQDADAFLVRREVSLPLNLEMGNTPEMVDLALRLKPDYVCMVPESREEITTEGGLDAVLHFNELAPSIRKMADAGIQVSLFIDPEIAQIEAAARLGVPMVELHTGCFANHFGDERGSEIARLCESAEAARSAGILVNAGHGINYSNLADLVAVPHLHELNIGHTIVSRALSVGMEQAVCEMKSEMTRLF encoded by the coding sequence ATGATTCTTCTTGGTGTCAATATCGACCATATCGCCACGCTGAGACAAGCGCGTTACGCAACGATGCTGGATTCCTTCAATGCGGAACCCAGCGTGCTGGAAGCTGCTTTTGCAGCCCAGAGGGGAGGGGCGGATTCCATCACTCTGCATGTGCGCGGTGATCGCCGCCATATGCAGGATGCCGATGCCTTCCTCGTTCGTAGGGAAGTCTCTCTTCCCCTGAATCTGGAAATGGGCAATACTCCGGAAATGGTAGATCTGGCCTTGAGACTCAAGCCGGATTATGTTTGCATGGTGCCGGAGTCGCGCGAGGAAATTACGACGGAAGGCGGTTTGGATGCCGTCCTCCATTTCAACGAACTGGCTCCCTCCATCCGCAAGATGGCGGATGCGGGCATTCAGGTCAGCCTGTTTATTGATCCCGAAATAGCCCAGATTGAAGCTGCTGCCCGCCTTGGTGTTCCCATGGTGGAGTTGCATACGGGATGTTTTGCCAATCACTTCGGTGACGAACGGGGGTCGGAGATTGCCCGGTTGTGCGAGTCAGCGGAGGCGGCCCGCAGTGCCGGAATCCTTGTCAATGCCGGACACGGCATTAATTACTCCAATCTCGCCGATCTGGTGGCTGTTCCCCATTTGCATGAATTGAATATCGGACACACGATTGTGAGCCGGGCTCTTTCCGTTGGCATGGAACAAGCCGTGTGCGAGATGAAGAGTGAAATGACTCGTCTGTTTTAA
- the galE gene encoding UDP-glucose 4-epimerase GalE produces MKVLVTGGAGYIGSHTVRQLVKAGHDVTVLDDLSYGHREAIVDPEVKFVRGNLGDPSVVYPLLMGAGFDAVIHFAAFIEVGESVKDPLKYYTNNIARPLVLLGAMKDAGVKRFVFSSTCATYGVPSQIPIPETEKQDPINPYGSSKFMLERVCKDCDRAWGLKSVFLRYFNASGASLDSMIGEDHSPETHLIPIILQTLTGDREFITVFGTDYDTPDGTCIRDYIHVDDLADAHLRAVDYLMKGGETNWFNLGTGIGLSVKEIIDMAEQVTGKKVPVQYGDRREGDPARLIANPKKAKDILGWEARYKDAKAVVETAWKWATGPCNGHF; encoded by the coding sequence ATGAAAGTACTTGTGACCGGCGGCGCCGGATATATTGGTTCGCACACGGTGCGTCAGCTTGTGAAGGCGGGGCATGATGTGACGGTTCTTGACGATCTTTCCTACGGGCACCGTGAGGCCATTGTCGATCCCGAGGTCAAATTCGTCCGCGGTAATTTGGGAGATCCTTCCGTGGTCTATCCCCTGCTGATGGGCGCCGGTTTTGATGCCGTGATTCATTTTGCTGCTTTCATCGAAGTAGGAGAATCCGTCAAAGATCCGCTGAAGTATTACACGAATAACATCGCTCGTCCTCTCGTCCTTCTGGGCGCTATGAAGGATGCCGGCGTTAAGCGCTTTGTCTTTTCATCCACTTGTGCCACCTATGGTGTGCCATCTCAGATCCCGATTCCCGAAACGGAAAAGCAGGATCCTATCAACCCCTACGGCAGCTCCAAGTTTATGCTCGAACGCGTCTGCAAGGACTGTGACCGCGCCTGGGGGCTTAAGAGCGTGTTCCTTCGCTACTTCAACGCTTCCGGGGCCAGCCTGGACAGCATGATCGGTGAAGATCACTCTCCGGAAACGCATCTTATCCCGATCATCCTTCAGACATTGACCGGAGACCGCGAGTTCATCACTGTTTTCGGTACCGATTACGATACCCCGGACGGCACTTGCATCCGCGACTATATCCATGTTGATGATTTGGCCGACGCCCACCTGCGTGCTGTCGATTACCTCATGAAGGGAGGAGAAACCAACTGGTTCAACCTCGGTACCGGTATCGGTCTCTCCGTCAAGGAAATCATCGATATGGCCGAACAGGTTACCGGTAAAAAAGTTCCCGTCCAGTATGGAGACCGCCGAGAAGGCGATCCTGCCCGCCTCATTGCCAACCCCAAGAAGGCCAAGGACATCCTCGGATGGGAAGCCCGCTACAAGGATGCCAAGGCTGTCGTGGAAACCGCTTGGAAGTGGGCTACCGGTCCTTGCAACGGACACTTCTAA
- a CDS encoding magnesium transporter CorA family protein, which yields MIRIYRQTDNGIDRTTNVDVEELDFESIFWVDLLTPDQDEIRYTESLFGIEMPTYDEMREIEATSRLYSEDGARFMTTTVLSRVDTESPSLSEITFVLIGPRIITIRHSDSYSFRVFSHQLLRRSEISRDQVFIGLLETIVDRQADVLERFGAELDRLSKTIFSRQETEGGRRKKTPATSTLRLILQDLGRVGDLLTRQRDCLVNLLRLLTFASNQEAYDDSGTNLYVKLRPLSRDVSSLSEYATFLSGNVNFMLDAVLGLINIEQNEIVKIFTVASVIFMPPTLIASVYGMNFKNMPELETSYGYFFALFGMAISIILPLAYFRARRLI from the coding sequence ATGATCCGGATTTATCGACAGACCGACAACGGAATCGACCGCACCACCAATGTGGACGTGGAGGAACTTGATTTTGAATCCATCTTCTGGGTGGATCTCCTCACTCCGGATCAGGACGAAATCCGCTACACCGAGAGCCTCTTCGGCATTGAAATGCCGACCTACGATGAAATGCGCGAGATTGAGGCCACTAGCCGTCTCTACTCGGAAGACGGAGCCCGTTTCATGACGACTACCGTCCTGAGCCGTGTCGACACGGAATCCCCCTCCTTGTCTGAAATTACCTTCGTTCTGATCGGACCGCGCATCATCACCATTCGCCATTCGGATTCTTACTCGTTTCGCGTCTTCTCTCACCAGCTCCTGCGTCGTTCGGAAATCTCGCGAGACCAAGTCTTCATCGGTCTCCTAGAAACCATTGTCGACCGTCAGGCAGACGTTCTCGAACGTTTCGGAGCCGAACTCGACCGCCTCTCAAAAACCATCTTCTCCCGGCAGGAAACCGAAGGAGGACGCCGCAAGAAAACCCCGGCAACCAGTACCCTCCGCCTCATCCTCCAGGATCTCGGCCGCGTCGGCGACCTTCTGACCCGGCAGCGAGACTGCCTCGTCAACCTGCTGCGCCTCCTTACCTTCGCCAGCAACCAGGAAGCCTACGACGATTCCGGTACCAACCTCTACGTCAAACTGCGCCCGCTGAGCCGCGACGTATCCTCCCTTTCCGAATACGCCACCTTCCTCTCCGGCAACGTCAACTTCATGCTCGACGCCGTCCTCGGACTCATCAACATCGAGCAAAACGAAATCGTCAAAATCTTCACCGTCGCTTCCGTCATCTTCATGCCCCCTACGCTCATTGCCAGCGTATACGGGATGAACTTCAAAAACATGCCGGAACTGGAAACCTCCTACGGTTACTTTTTTGCCCTCTTCGGCATGGCTATTTCCATCATCCTTCCCTTGGCCTACTTCCGCGCGCGAAGACTCATTTGA
- the dtd gene encoding D-aminoacyl-tRNA deacylase, whose product MRVVIQRVSEASVTIDGVLVAKIGKGLMVLVGIEEADAREDAEWLVRKMLDMRIFSDDEGKMNCSLRDVRGEILVVSQFTLHASTKKGNRPSFIRAARPDYAVPLYEELLGLLREEMPGRVACGRFGADMEVSLCNDGPVTIVMDSRNRE is encoded by the coding sequence ATGAGAGTTGTTATTCAACGCGTGAGCGAGGCTTCCGTGACTATTGACGGGGTGCTTGTGGCCAAGATCGGGAAGGGCCTGATGGTGCTGGTCGGGATTGAGGAGGCGGATGCCCGGGAAGATGCGGAGTGGCTTGTCCGGAAGATGCTGGATATGCGGATTTTTTCCGATGATGAGGGAAAGATGAATTGTTCCCTCCGCGATGTCCGGGGCGAGATCCTGGTGGTGAGTCAGTTTACCCTGCATGCCTCGACGAAGAAGGGGAACCGTCCGTCTTTCATCCGTGCTGCCAGGCCCGATTATGCCGTACCTTTGTATGAAGAACTTCTAGGACTGCTGCGGGAGGAGATGCCCGGCAGGGTTGCTTGCGGGCGTTTCGGAGCCGATATGGAGGTTTCCCTGTGCAATGACGGTCCCGTGACAATTGTGATGGATTCCCGGAACAGGGAATAA